Genomic window (Planctomycetota bacterium):
CGCGGAGACTGGTGGTCTTGCCCTGGGCGATCAGGTCCTTGATGCCCTCGCCGTGGAGCAGGGTCTGCATGAACTTGCGTGCCTGGCCGAGATTGAAGAGCTGGCGTTCCTGCGTGCCCGATCCCATCTGGAGGATGCCGCGGGACTTGTTCCACCTGGTGTTGCCGGCGGAACGCGTGGGGACCTCGACCTTGGGCTCACGGCCCGACATCGCGCTCTTGACGATGCCGTCGGCGAGGGTGGTGAGACGCTCGGCGGTCCGCTCGTCGCGTTCGGCGACGGATTTGGACTTGGGAGCTTTGGTTGTGACCTTCTTGCGGCCGGGGGTCTTCTTGGTGGTTCGTTTCTTGGCCATGACAGCTTTCCTTCAAACTCGCTTGCAAGCTTCTGATAGCTCTTTGTGGATGCTTTCTAGATCACTCAAAGGTACACGCAGCTTTGTGCTCCACCATGTGTCGAACGGCAGCCCGGGAGGTTGGCACTCGTAGTTGAATCCACACTCGATCCACGCATAGTCATCCTCGACGTCGGCCAACACAAACCTCGTACACGGCT
Coding sequences:
- a CDS encoding DNA topoisomerase VI, producing MAKKRTTKKTPGRKKVTTKAPKSKSVAERDERTAERLTTLADGIVKSAMSGREPKVEVPTRSAGNTRWNKSRGILQMGSGTQERQLFNLGQARKFMQTLLHGEGIKDLIAQGKTTSLR